Proteins from one Faecalibacterium sp. I3-3-33 genomic window:
- a CDS encoding NAD(P)/FAD-dependent oxidoreductase — MVDLVIIGGGPAGLAAACKAWESGLRDILILERDKELGGILNQCIHNGFGLHRFGEQLTGPEYAGRFIEMLKNTGVKVQLDTMVLEVTPDKKVHCVSKEYGYQIIEAKSIVLGMGCRERTRGAIGTPGTRPAGVYTAGAAQRYVNMEGYLVGKRVLILGSGDIGLIMARRMTLEGAKVLACVEVMPYSGGLTRNIVQCLNDFDIPLYLSHTIVDIQGKNRVEKAIVAEIGPDRKPIPGTEMEFDVDTILLSVGLIPENELTKQAGIEMDPRTKGAIVYENMETSIPGVFACGNVVQVHDLVDFVSGESELAGAAAANYIQNGPVAEGRVLTVKPGADLGYTLPQRIRLEGVEKSTNVSFRVRRICGKSTILVKSGDTVIARFKRDRLAPGEMEHIALPRVLLDRAPVDEVTIEIEEA, encoded by the coding sequence ATGGTTGATCTGGTCATTATCGGCGGCGGCCCTGCGGGCCTTGCTGCTGCCTGCAAGGCATGGGAAAGCGGTCTGCGCGACATCCTCATTCTGGAGCGCGATAAAGAGCTGGGCGGCATTCTGAACCAGTGCATCCACAACGGCTTTGGTCTGCACCGCTTTGGCGAGCAGCTCACCGGCCCGGAGTACGCCGGACGCTTTATCGAGATGCTCAAGAACACCGGCGTGAAGGTGCAGCTGGACACCATGGTGCTGGAAGTGACCCCGGATAAAAAGGTGCACTGTGTTTCCAAGGAGTACGGCTACCAGATCATCGAGGCCAAGAGCATCGTTCTGGGCATGGGCTGCCGCGAGCGCACCCGCGGTGCCATCGGCACCCCGGGCACCCGCCCTGCCGGCGTGTACACCGCCGGTGCAGCACAGCGCTATGTGAACATGGAAGGCTATCTGGTCGGCAAGCGGGTGCTGATCCTCGGCAGCGGCGATATCGGCCTGATCATGGCACGCCGCATGACCCTTGAGGGCGCAAAGGTGCTGGCCTGCGTAGAGGTGATGCCCTACTCCGGCGGCCTGACCCGCAACATCGTACAGTGCCTGAACGACTTTGACATCCCCCTGTATCTCTCCCACACCATCGTGGATATTCAGGGCAAGAACCGCGTAGAAAAGGCCATCGTGGCCGAGATCGGCCCCGACCGCAAGCCCATCCCCGGCACTGAGATGGAGTTCGATGTGGACACCATTCTGCTGAGCGTGGGCCTGATCCCCGAAAACGAGCTGACCAAGCAGGCCGGAATCGAGATGGACCCCCGCACCAAGGGTGCTATCGTGTACGAGAACATGGAGACCAGCATTCCCGGCGTGTTTGCCTGCGGCAACGTGGTGCAGGTGCACGATCTGGTGGACTTTGTTTCCGGCGAGAGCGAGCTGGCCGGTGCGGCCGCTGCCAACTATATCCAGAACGGCCCCGTGGCCGAGGGGCGTGTGCTGACCGTGAAGCCCGGCGCAGACCTTGGCTACACCCTGCCGCAGCGCATCCGTCTGGAAGGCGTGGAAAAGAGCACCAACGTGTCCTTCCGCGTCCGCCGCATCTGCGGCAAGAGCACCATCCTTGTCAAGAGCGGTGACACGGTGATCGCACGCTTCAAGCGCGACCGCCTTGCCCCCGGCGAGATGGAGCACATTGCCCTGCCCAGAGTGCTGCTGGACAGAGCCCCCGTGGACGAAGTGACCATTGAGATCGAGGAGGCATGA